In the Phycisphaerales bacterium genome, one interval contains:
- the plsX gene encoding phosphate acyltransferase PlsX, with amino-acid sequence MRIGIDVMGGDNAPHAILDGAVSGLSEIDEGDGLVLFGDERLIKDHIGKAEVDCSRIEVVGTSQVIEMDDPPVEAVRSLPDSSLVRLVEAAGRRASNRLDAVLSAGNTGAFVAAAQMHMRRLKNVTRPGIAAVIPTFGGALTVIDVGANIEPKPLHLAQYGLMGGLYARSMLGIENPRVALLNVGGEEQKGTKDIQAARELLLQVSELNFIGSVEGRGLFEGEADVVITDGVVGNVVLKLTEGLSTSIMKQMASEMGGLSNELQAEFQSVVRKLYAKYDYHEYGGAPLLGVNGVCLICHGSSQARTISNAVRAARKLVAQNINEAISDYLSQSEEEVVA; translated from the coding sequence ATGCGTATCGGGATCGATGTCATGGGAGGCGATAATGCGCCCCACGCGATCCTTGATGGAGCTGTCTCGGGTCTTTCCGAGATTGATGAGGGTGACGGCTTAGTTCTGTTTGGTGATGAGCGTCTGATCAAAGACCATATTGGCAAAGCAGAAGTCGACTGCAGTCGAATTGAAGTCGTCGGAACTTCACAAGTTATTGAAATGGACGATCCGCCGGTTGAGGCGGTGCGCAGTCTTCCCGATAGTTCACTGGTGCGCTTAGTTGAAGCAGCTGGACGTCGAGCAAGCAATAGACTTGATGCCGTCCTATCAGCGGGCAACACAGGTGCTTTTGTTGCCGCAGCTCAGATGCATATGCGTCGGTTGAAGAACGTAACACGACCAGGCATTGCTGCAGTGATTCCCACATTTGGTGGCGCTCTCACTGTCATTGATGTTGGTGCCAATATTGAGCCTAAGCCATTGCACCTGGCTCAGTATGGATTGATGGGTGGTCTTTATGCACGAAGTATGCTTGGCATAGAGAATCCAAGGGTGGCACTTCTGAATGTCGGCGGTGAAGAGCAAAAGGGCACCAAGGATATTCAGGCTGCTCGAGAATTACTGCTACAAGTCAGTGAGCTGAATTTCATCGGCTCAGTTGAGGGGCGTGGCCTCTTTGAAGGCGAAGCTGATGTCGTGATCACTGACGGCGTTGTTGGAAACGTGGTGCTCAAGCTTACTGAGGGACTTTCAACCTCGATTATGAAGCAAATGGCCTCTGAAATGGGCGGGCTGTCTAATGAACTCCAAGCGGAGTTCCAGAGCGTTGTTCGGAAGCTCTATGCAAAGTATGACTATCACGAGTATGGCGGAGCACCGCTGTTAGGCGTGAATGGTGTCTGTCTCATCTGTCATGGATCGAGCCAGGCGAGAACGATCTCAAATGCAGTTAGGGCTGCTCGCAAACTTGTGGCTCAGAATATTAATGAAGCGATCAGTGACTACCTTAGCCAGTCTGAAGAAGAAGTAGTTGCATGA
- the rpmF gene encoding 50S ribosomal protein L32 encodes MAVPALRTSPSRKRKRRSHLAITPRQSGNCPSCGAAKLPHRTCRACGYVRPGLQVTTSGDE; translated from the coding sequence ATGGCCGTTCCAGCTCTTCGAACATCCCCAAGTCGTAAACGCAAGCGTCGTTCTCACCTAGCGATCACGCCTCGCCAGTCAGGTAATTGCCCAAGTTGCGGCGCTGCAAAATTGCCGCATCGCACTTGTCGGGCCTGCGGCTATGTTCGACCCGGTCTACAGGTGACCACTAGCGGAGATGAGTAG